A stretch of DNA from Perca fluviatilis chromosome 15, GENO_Pfluv_1.0, whole genome shotgun sequence:
agagatgtgtctgctgctagaactctgtgtggcattcatctggtctctaatctgagctgctgttaacttgcgatttctgaggctggtgactcggatgaacttatcctcagcagcagaggtggctcttggtcttcctttcctgggccggtcctcatgtgagacagttttgttgtagcgcttgatggttttgcGACTGCATTCGGGAACACATTCAACATTTtacgcaattttccggactgactgaccttcatttgttaaagtaatgatggccactttcgtttctctttacttagctgattggttcttgccataatatgaattctaacagttgtccaatagggctgtcggtgttatcaacctgacttctgcacaacacaactgatggtcccaaccccattaataagggaaaaaaattccacaattaaccctgacaaggcacacctgtgaagtgaaaaccatttcaggtgactacctcatgaagctctgTTAAGAGCACCACGGGTTTGCGcggtatcaaaaaagcaaagggtggctactttgaggaatctaaaatataagacatgttttcagttatttcacacttttttgttaagtacataattccatatgtgttcattcatagttttgatgccttcagtgagaatctacaatgtaaatagtcatgaaaataaaggaaactcattgaaagagaaggtgtgtccaaacttttggcctgtactgtagttaGCCAGTACAGGCTAGTCCACAAGAGATATTACTCCTTACAAAATTATACATAGATGCTATTACACAGAAAGGAAGTGCTGGCGACACTTGGAGAACGGATCGAACAGACTTTGATAAAACCCCTTTTACCACAGGGTGTCACCAAAGCACAGTTTGGGTTAATACTGGCTTCATTATTGCTGCAAGACTGCAAACCAGAAGAACACAAGAACACCAGAACTCACTGAATGGGTTAAGCTGCTATCTTTTTAAATACTTAATAGCTAGCATGAACAATTAATAAGGAAAATTTAAGCAAGCCTGGGATTATTTCTTTCTGTACATTTAAGCTACAGTTGGTAACTTTTATCAAAAAATGACTTTTTGTCACTATATCCTGTCAGTATGACACAACTCAGATGGTCTGTGAAAAAATCATGTTGCTCTTGTTGTAAGAAAAATAAGGCTTGTTATTGTCATGGCTGAAACTGTATGATACGTTAATATGGGTGCATTTGTAAAGCGTTTTGGGTGCTGtaattcttttttgttttgttatccCTCCCTTTTTGGGTGTTTGTTATTGATAAAATAAGACCTGTATGAGTCATATAAATATAGAATGGTTGATTTGAaaggaaaatgaataaaaaatgacatgacaAAAGCATTCAATGTTTTTACAAGGTGAAGAGTCCGACTGTACACGTTATCACTGAATCAGCCTCTCTGGGTTGTAAATTCTCTGTAGTTTTCTTCATATTATATCCTTCTCATTCCTCATGTTCGGCACATTTAGGGACAGGTTTCTTATTTTTAAAGCTGATGCCATTTGTCACTTGATTCGGCGATTGACAGAAATCAATTGAAACCAATTATTATTGATCGATTGTTTAGGTCGTTTACCAACATTCACTGGTTCCAGCTCCTCCAGTATGTAGCTCTTCTGGTTTTCTTAGTTTCATACTGCTGTAACTGAATCTGTCTTTGGGTTtcagactgttggtcagacaaaacaagatatttgtAAATGTCACCATGGACTGTCATTTTATCATGACATTAATTGGAAAATAATTAGTTAATTGATGATTAAATAAATCATTGGTTGCAGCTGTAATAAGTTCATATCACCGTgataatttatttcatttttggaATGTAGCTGTTTTTTCCCCTTAGCAAATATAGTATATGTTGGTCTTTACCACGGAACATTATTTTATATGCATCCCCATTTGCTCTGTTATGTTTTtgtatacagttttttttttttattattccaacATTGACTGCAGTGGTTCTCAGTAACTATATTTCAACATGACTTGAGTAGGAGTTCACAAAGTGATAAATCAAGTGTGGTCCATTAAAAAGTAGTtgtaagaaaacaacaaaaacttttGTCTTTATTCCCCAGGAGGCTCAGGCTGCCCTGCACGTCCCCAACGTCAGAGCCGAGTGTCTGCTCAAGTTCCAGCTCAGACCTGTAATGGAGTGGCAAAGGTTAGTTTGTCCTTCAATCCCCCCAATTTAGCCACCATTACTCTGCGGCTCCGAGCGCTGCCTTGTCACAGAAAACAATCTGGAATGGACCGTTGCACTCAGCcgctttcttcctctttcttcctctttcttctttttcaacctcaaatgtcagtgttttttcTTCATCGTTTCTGTCAAGTACTGTAGTACTGCGCATCAAGGTCAGATGTGAATACAATTCTTGTTTTCCCCGCCAGTGTTGTTGCAGGCAGTGGTGTGTGTCTTCTTGACTCTGTATCTCGTTCGTTAGAGACGCCATCCCCTCCTGCAACGCTGCAGAGTTTGTGAAAGAGGCTTCTGAGGTCCCAAACTTTCTGGAAGAAGTGGACAAGTGCAGGAAGATTTGCTCCACTGACGCTGCAGAGCTTTCTGGTGAGTTCTCTTTAAACCCCagagggatgttttttttttttttttttttttaaagccaaacAAAACGTTTATTTTTAAGTGGATGATCCTTCAGTGATGTTTAGAAAACGTATATTATCACGTATCATTGTAGAAATATGGTTATGTTTTCTACTTCAGGGCAAAGAGAAAAATACCCAGAGGTGGTTTTCTTGGGAACAGGATCAGCTCTTCCGATGAAGATCCGAAACGTCAGTGGCACTTTAGTTAACATCAGGTATGGATCTCAGGTTTCCACACACACCTACAGGTAGAATGGAAAGAGatttacaaatttaaaatgcttttaattgttattttgtTCCCATAACACTAAATGAAAAGGGAACAATAATCAAGATCATAAATGTGCCATTTCCAGCAACTCATCctgtagttagttagttagttagttggttAGTTTTATTATCACACCAACACAACATTTGTACACAAAATATAAGCTGAGGATATACAGGGAGAAGAGAATTCTTATGATTCATCAGgagcctctctttctcttcatgtgGAATAACCAGAAGCATATTGTGAGTTCTCTTTGGAGAGTGCACAGTTAACAGTAAACTGCAGTGAACGGTGTCCTCCGTCTTGTTGTAGCAGGAGCGGGAGAAATGCCTCAATGCATTGAAAAATCAGTTTTGAAATAATCAACTTAAACTTCTTTTTTCGCTTTAAATTGCatatttttttgacactttctatacattttgtattgtgttttttttttttccttcagtcTTTACTGATGCTATATGATGACTGATGGCTACACCCTTCCATCAAatacactcagttgccagtttattaggtacaccaaGCTAAAACTAAGGCAGTCCAATGTCCCAATCCTGCAACAAATCCTCTCTTCATTGAAGTCATAGTGTTCAGTTAATGTTGAAACTGTTTGGAGAGGTGTTGATTTAATTGTATGATAATTTTGGGGGATGTAGTTGTTGGTTAGTTGCGGTAGGTTTGAATCGTAATCCACCACACAACAGGAGCTTGTAAGGATGGACTCAGTGGGTTCAGTAGACTTAAAGAGGGTCTTACATCTGTACATTTTGGTGCAGATCTGTAAAAACTGAATGGGTGACCCTTAATAAATGAGGATGTATTTAGTTGGATTGCACCTGGAAATCCTTCACTGTCAAAATGTGGCTGAAGCACATAGTTGGGGGTACAAGAAAGAAAAGTGTTTGTATATGCCCTCATTCAGTTTAAGTTAAGTGGGTCTTGTGTTTGTGGCTGCATGTAGCCCGAGTCAGTCCGTGCTGCTGGACTGTGGAGAGGGAACCTTCGGTCAGCTCTGCAGACACTACGGGGACGCTGTGGACCATGCTCTGTCCAAGATCTCGACCGTCTTCATCTCACACATGCATGCTGACCACCACACAGTAAGCAGCTATTCATGATTACCATGCTGTGGTTTAATATAGGAAATCCCATAACATCTCAAATGTGAAGTCAGCTGCTTGAAAAATAACCACCAATCTTCTTGTGTTAGGGGCTGCTCATGTTGCTGTATCAGAGGGAAAGAGCACTGGTATGTAGGCCtgcaacaattattacataatgtcTAAatagtcaattttttttttctttttacataatCAAGGTTTCTTTGTCTAACTGCagttaattgctaacattagctaaggtcttaaggcgTATGACTGGTAATTGATATGCAAATAAGTGATTACTGGTCggactatatatttttattattattaattatacagcaaaatttggaatttGTTACGACTGTACTGGTATGTAAAGGAAGAGGTGACTTAAATCCTAATACAGTGTTTCCTTTGGCCATTTAATGTTTGAAtgattatttgttaaaaaaaaaaaacataaaagtttGTGTCTCTTAGACAACGTTGGGGAAGACGTTCAGCCCCGTCCTCCTGGTGGCTCCGGTCCAGCTCATGACCTGGCTCAGCCAGTATCACGATTACTGCGAGGAGATCCTCAACCATATCAAGTATGTGGATACAAAGACAGCTTAAGATCACACAGACTTCACCTTTGTGCTCCAAGACTatggatgtgtttgtgtgctcagCAGAGTTTAGTTTGGACTGTTTAATCTACTTTTATTCTGCTTTATGGCAATATTGTAGTTAGTTAGTTTACAGTATTTTCACGTCAATGGTATGGAGTATTGTGATTGTTCTATTCAGTGGATCATTTAAAGGCTGACTAGTTATGATTTTAGCTACAAGTTCTCaataaaaagtgaagaaaatgcGCTACAATATAACTCCGTACATATTTGTTTAGTGCAACACAGTACACATCAAATGTATGCAtgaatattttgttgttttaggtAGGTTTTTAGTAAGTTTttatctgaaaagtaactacagctggcagataaatgtagtggagtaaaaagtaaagtatgaagtagcaggaaatggaaatattcaaataaagtGCAAGTACATGAAATTGTACATAAAGGGGCTGTAGTCAAAATCCTGAAAAAACAGCGGGCTGGGATTGTTTTACTTCGCTCTAAACACTTCCCCAATACATGAAATATCAACGTTTTTACTCATACATCAGCAAAGCAATGCGCAAAAGGACTagctatcaaaacaaaaacagaagtttggattaccacacacacacacacacacacacacacacagggagtgTGACTTCTACTCTGCTTAGGACGCCATAGCaaatgtttgtttgctgctatattaatgttctgaatatcgagtacagcccctttttaagtacagtacttgagtaaacgtGCTTAGTTACTTCCAATCTCTGTACAGATTTAATTTGGCTAACATGATTTTTGCCTGTTAACAGCAAAGTTTTTTTTGGGAGCATGCTACCgtggcttttcttttttttttttgtgggcttGGCGtcttttaatatctgttttGTGCTTCAGCCTCATCCCTAACAAAGTTCTGTGTGACGGTGCCGAGGTCCCCAAGCAGAGGACAAAGTCGTTCATCCAAGCGCTGCTGAAGAAGAATGATCTGGAAAAGGTGTTTTAACATCACATCATTTCGATATTGAAGgcttcacagttttttttcccccaaaatgtaCTCATTCTTTTTGTTTGTGCGTGTTCTCAGTTCCAGACGTGCATGGTGCGTCACTGTAAGAACGCCTTTGCCTGCAGCTTCACTCACCGTTCAGGCTGGAAACTGGCCTTCTCTGGTGACACCATGCCCTGCGACGCGTTCGTACACACTGGTTAGTACCACTCCGACTGATTAAAGTCCACATTTCATTCAAGTGTATCTAGGCAGACTACTTACAGTTTGGAATGTTTAAAAGCGTACACTCAATTTGCTCTTACAGAGATTCGTAATAAGCAGCTCGACTACACGGGTGGTATCTAAATAATTTATCCGATATTTCCTAATGCTTTCGATTACTCTCATAGCTGGCAGGCTCTTCTAATGGTTCATGTGGGATCCCACTTCATTGACTCTTCTTAAATTGCTTGACTGAATTCTGTTCAAGTAAAGCCTCCCAGAGACGGAGAATGTATCCACTGCCTGCTCATTATAGATGGCTCAGCTCAGCAGACAAACAGGGCGGGCCCAATTCTTGATTACGCAGACTACCTGATTGATTTCCTGCAGGGCAGGAAGAGGCTGTAAGTACTTCTCTATGATTCAGATTATTATTGGTTTTTTTTGCGGGCAGGAAATAATGCAACCTTACTGATCCACGAGGCCACGCTTGAAGACGGGCTGGAAGAAGAAGCTGTAGAGAAAAGACATAGGTGGGTAAAATAAACGGCCACAAACTGAATGATATCAAACGAATAAAAAAGGATGAAAAAAGAATCAGTTAAAGTTCTATGAGCCAACAAAAGAAATGCACTTTATCGGCTGTCTGAGGTTGCACTTATTTTTGAGTGCATTGTGGCGAGTTAAGGAAAGAACATTTTAACAGATATTGACATTGACTTTTTATGGTGCCAGAGGGAGTCTGTCTTCACAAAAATATCTTTttatctcaacagaaaacaataTTCCCATCAACAGTTTCCCTCTGAAACCCTTTAGAGTCAGCTTTAGTGAGAAAGCGGTAGTTCTGACATTATGCTTCATGTTTTCTGACAGCACAACCTCCCAGGCCATCGGTATCGGCATGAGGATGAACGCCGAGTTCATCATGCTGAACCACTTCAGCCAGCGCTACGCCAAGATCCCTCTCTTCAGTGAAGACTTCAACGACAGAGTGGGCATCTCATTCGACCACATGAGAGTAAGTTCATCACTTGACAACAATGTTCATGCACATGTAATATCGGAtatacaaaaacaacttttattcTGCTTTATGGCAATATTGTATTTACAGGATTTTCACATCAATGTTAAAGTATTGTGATTGTTCTATTTACTGGATCATTTAAAGGCTGACTAGTTATGATTTTAGCTACATGTTCTCAATAGAATTTGTAGAAAATGTGGTATATCGCCGTATACATTTGTTTAGTGCAACACAGTACACATACATGGATCAAATGTACATATGGCTCTTATGTTTTAGGTGATGTTTTTTATCTGACacgtaactaaagctgtcagataaatgtagtggagtaaacattaaaatataaagtttaaagtagcagaaaatggaaatactcaataaagtacaagtacttaaTGGGCTTCACTCAACATGCTGAGAGCGAAAAAAGCGGGCTGGGATTGCCTCAACACGGCTCTCACAGACTGTTAGTTGGAGCATGACAGGCCTGGTAAATGTGCCTTGAGTGGTGATTGTCTAGATACAAGTTTAAAGGAACTTAATTAATAAGGAACTTTGATCAAGTGCTTGTTCATttgatataaatataaaaatgttaattCATCGGGAACTACGGGTTACCTTTTCAAATCTTTCTCAGTTATGTTCAGCTGTGAAGActtgacatatttttaaatatccCGTAATTTGAGCATCTTAAGATGTTTTTGGACAAGCCTAGTGTATTTTGTATAGAACCTTTTtaacaacaaggcaattcaaagtgctttaaatgagacaaaatgtattcaacaacAAACGAGGAGTTATAAAATGAGATGATTTTAAAACGggtaaaatagaaaataaaaactatatagtGCAAGATATGAAGGAATAGTTCTAAATAAGATAAGAGCCTCGATTTTAAAAGAATCTCAGACAGGAATTTAGACTGTAGACAGGTCAATGGTAACGCACACTGAATGTTGTGTTAATGAGACTGCAGCAGTACGTTTGTCTAAACAGCTGCATTCCTGAGCTTTATATTGTTTTAGTTCACTGCTGATTCCCCGTCCTGAagtacataaagatatttccctTTCAGATGCAAGGCTGAACAGAAGTTAATTGTGAGATACGCCACAGTATTTATGAGCCTCACTTCTTTATCAGAGTCACGAGTTCAGACCTGGTACTGTCACTTGACCATTTTCTCCATTTCCTCTTTGCTCAGATTGGCTTTGGGGACTTTAAAACCCTCCCCAGGCTCATTCCCGCACTTAAAACCCTTTTCGCCGAGGAGATCGGTGAGATGGAGGAGAGGCGAGAGAGGAGGGAGCTGAGACATCCGAGAGGAAGCAGCTCTGAGGGGAACAGTGAGCAGAAGACGACCGACATGGGCCGAGGTGCCAAAAGAGACCAGGAGGAGGCAgcgacacacagcacacagaccaAGAGGCTGAAGACCAGCTGAGGCCTGACTGACCAACAGTGTTCAAAACACATGGACTTAGAACTGAGAGCATCCTGGGTTCTCTTATTTAAATAAGTTAGATTTTTATTTGGCTCGTGTGG
This window harbors:
- the elac2 gene encoding zinc phosphodiesterase ELAC protein 2 isoform X2; translated protein: MATTSNNNPETRLPLGMKKAKQKEPLRRVKTKENRNKRGDVHGPSTVYLQVVGAGSRDNAASLYVFSEYNRYLFNCGEGTQRLMQEHKLKAARLDNIFLTRLSWENVGGLSGMILTLKDTGVPECVLSGPPQLENYLNAIKSFSGPLEDIKLSVRPYTEETYTDDTMTVYQVPIFAQLRGDGRKLSPKSGGSSPSHSPPSPRRDDIHTNSPDSPGERRKASRDTSLAVSFICKLHPKKGNFLVAQAKELGLPVGTAAIGPLIAALKDGKSITYEGKEIRPEQVCTPTDPGPVFIIVECPSEEFVEALCTSRQLRRYQSGGTEDPAALIVHMTPESVLTTDQYKKWMECFPSTTEHLILNEHVSTVHNVRSHKIQAQLNMIHPDIFPELKSYNTKEAQAALHVPNVRAECLLKFQLRPVMEWQRDAIPSCNAAEFVKEASEVPNFLEEVDKCRKICSTDAAELSGQREKYPEVVFLGTGSALPMKIRNVSGTLVNISPSQSVLLDCGEGTFGQLCRHYGDAVDHALSKISTVFISHMHADHHTGLLMLLYQRERALTTLGKTFSPVLLVAPVQLMTWLSQYHDYCEEILNHINLIPNKVLCDGAEVPKQRTKSFIQALLKKNDLEKFQTCMVRHCKNAFACSFTHRSGWKLAFSGDTMPCDAFVHTGNNATLLIHEATLEDGLEEEAVEKRHSTTSQAIGIGMRMNAEFIMLNHFSQRYAKIPLFSEDFNDRVGISFDHMRIGFGDFKTLPRLIPALKTLFAEEIGEMEERRERRELRHPRGSSSEGNSEQKTTDMGRGAKRDQEEAATHSTQTKRLKTS